A portion of the Homalodisca vitripennis isolate AUS2020 chromosome 2, UT_GWSS_2.1, whole genome shotgun sequence genome contains these proteins:
- the LOC124355492 gene encoding transmembrane protein adipocyte-associated 1 homolog isoform X3 has translation MVLFVTESNTEKGARMMAPTMSSLMEPNVTQPITPVEEELFCKLILYIEISNSRVRVWDVIILVPNLLFLLFLIVRFNRARLKLRATSSPIFFAFYGLVLVNVVISVIRCVVSMSVNAAAVVGGYVDTFLWITVRFFLLSTEMSVVIFGLAFGHLDSRSSIRYVLLATSLFSLAFSTSQGALEVLAPDESFRIHSKDFNIFGHGGMLFWFTSSIVFSMIYIIILILPWTRLRERLNLPTKKSFYLYVLFLALLNISQSVGSGLLLYGVREGLCVVDVTTCIYFTFFTPLVYHTFLSEFFGVSQPSIMFSYKAQVDDTMEDDDTVSLPHQQSFSSLKTDSDYIYQDMECGRALLDSYSNSEESLIKSNSVYDSTQFDSAIPAPLYNTSLQSPDSITGYSLDSQTIDLPSGKQ, from the exons ATGGTACTGTTTGTCACGGAATCAAACACTGAGAAAGGAGCAAGAATGATGGCACCCACAATGAGCTCTCTCATGGAACCAAACGTCACGCAACCCATCACTCCTGTAGAAGAAGAGCTTTTCTGCAAACTTATTCTctatattgaaatatcaaactcgAG AGTTCGAGTGTGGGATGTGATCATTCTAGTTCCAAATCTGTTGTTTCTACTCTTCCTCATCGTTCGGTTCAATCGAGCTAGACTTAAATTAAGAGCTACGAGCAGTCCTATATTCTTTGCTTTCTATGGACTA GTCCTGGTTAATGTGGTGATAAGTGTGATCCGGTGTGTGGTGTCGATGAGTGTCAATGCTGCTGCGGTTGTGGGGGGCTATGTGGATACATTTCTGTGGATTACCGTCCGATTCTTCTTGCTATCAACAGAGATGAGTGTAGTCATATTTGGGCTTGCGTTTG gACACTTAGACAGTAGAAGCAGCATCCGTTATGTTCTGTTGGCTACGTCGCTATTTTCTCTGGCCTTCTCTACTAGTCAAGGGGCTCTTGAAGTCTTAGCTCCCGATGAAAGTTTCAGAATCCATTCCAAGGATTTCAACATCTTTGGTCATGGTGGAATGCTCTTCTGGTTCACCAGTTCTATAGTGTTTTCAATG ATTTATATAATCATCTTGATACTTCCTTGGACAAGACTACGGGAGAGATTGAATTTACCAA CCAAAAAGTCTTTCTATCTGTATGTGCTGTTCCTGGCATTACTCAACATCAGCCAGTCAGTGGGCAGTGGACTACTGCTCTATGGAGTGAGAGAGGGTCTGTGTGTCGTTGATGTCACCACTTGCATCTACTTCACTTTCTTCACTCCCCTCGTTTACCACACATTCCTCAGCGAGTTTTTTGG GGTATCTCAGCCAAGTATAATGTTCTCGTACAAAGCCCAGGTGGATGACACTATGGAGGACGACGACACAGTGTCTTTACCTCATCAACAGTCATTCTCCTCTCTCAAAACTGATTCTGATTACATATACCAg GACATGGAATGTGGTAGAGCTTTGCTTGACAGTTATTCTAACAGTGAAGAAAGCCTAATCAAG AGCAACAGTGTCTACGACAGCACACAGTTTGACAGTGCGATACCAGCGCCTTTGTACAATACCTCACTGCAGAGTCCAGACAGCATCACTGGCTACAGTCTAGACAGCCAGACTATAGACTTGCCGTCGGGTAAGCAGTGA